Proteins from a genomic interval of Coleofasciculus sp. FACHB-T130:
- a CDS encoding nuclear transport factor 2 family protein: MAQTQQSTMETAQRAFGHFIQGMGTGKWEPFLEMLADDFSFWFPVGQYQGENVGKARAAAFFEYASEAFNNELVVTLDGVTSNETTVVFEIRSQGHLRGKPYQNRGAIAFDVRGDKICRYREYLSVVVQPKVESHPEQSPSQG; this comes from the coding sequence ATGGCACAAACACAACAAAGCACGATGGAAACTGCCCAGCGTGCATTTGGGCACTTCATTCAGGGGATGGGAACCGGCAAGTGGGAACCGTTTTTGGAAATGCTTGCGGATGACTTTAGCTTCTGGTTTCCAGTGGGGCAATATCAGGGGGAAAATGTCGGTAAAGCACGGGCAGCTGCTTTCTTTGAGTATGCGTCTGAAGCTTTCAACAATGAGCTGGTGGTGACGCTAGATGGCGTCACCAGTAACGAGACGACCGTTGTGTTCGAGATTCGCTCTCAAGGGCATCTGCGGGGGAAGCCTTATCAGAACCGAGGGGCGATCGCTTTCGATGTTCGTGGCGACAAGATTTGTCGTTACCGCGAGTATCTTTCGGTTGTGGTTCAGCCCAAAGTAGAATCGCACCCAGAGCAGTCTCCGTCGCAGGGCTAG
- a CDS encoding phosphomannose isomerase type II C-terminal cupin domain, protein MRIRPWGTVTVLEEGQRYRINRIELNPGHHISTQMHYHRSEHWIVVSGTAKVICDGKETTLIQKQSTYVPMSTAHRVENPGCIPLVMIEVQNGEYLGEDDIIRFDDAET, encoded by the coding sequence ATGCGGATACGACCTTGGGGCACAGTCACTGTTTTAGAAGAAGGGCAACGCTACCGGATTAATCGCATTGAACTCAACCCAGGTCATCACATTAGTACCCAAATGCACTATCACCGCAGCGAACACTGGATCGTTGTATCTGGCACCGCCAAAGTGATTTGTGATGGTAAAGAGACAACCTTAATTCAAAAACAGTCAACCTACGTGCCGATGTCTACAGCTCATCGGGTTGAAAATCCAGGGTGTATTCCTCTAGTGATGATTGAAGTCCAAAATGGGGAATATCTGGGAGAGGATGACATCATCCGTTTCGACGACGCGGAAACCTAA
- a CDS encoding endonuclease domain-containing protein, with product MNNPTPHQPSSPRKEGTRNIVIGQNVTSAKVERAKELRKQMTDEEKILWQYLRANRLNGFHFRRQQIINGFIVDFYCHAVGLVVEIDGEIHERQAEYDAERDKILSARGLRLLRIKNEEVRQNVDKVLMRISTCCKNS from the coding sequence ATGAATAACCCAACACCTCATCAACCCTCGTCACCGAGAAAAGAGGGAACTCGCAATATTGTTATTGGACAAAATGTAACCTCAGCTAAAGTGGAACGTGCCAAAGAACTTCGCAAACAAATGACCGACGAAGAAAAAATTCTTTGGCAATATCTTCGCGCTAATCGGTTAAATGGTTTCCACTTCCGCCGCCAGCAGATTATTAATGGATTTATTGTAGATTTCTACTGTCACGCTGTCGGATTGGTCGTAGAAATTGATGGAGAAATTCACGAACGACAAGCTGAATATGATGCAGAACGCGACAAAATTTTGTCAGCCAGAGGATTGCGTTTATTACGAATTAAGAATGAAGAAGTAAGACAGAATGTTGATAAAGTTTTGATGCGTATTTCTACTTGTTGCAAAAACAGCTAG
- a CDS encoding Uma2 family endonuclease yields MLLELKRFNIPPGHKVFLEDITWQEFETILEELGEHRASRVAYDNGILEIMTPLSEHETNKLFISNFIEIILEELDIDFYPLGSTTFKNRDMLKGIEPDNCFYIQNEAAVRGKEKLDLSIDLPPDLALEIDITSRTHPSIYEALGVPELWRFEKGKLQINIIRDGKYIESDFSLIFPNLPLIEVIPQYLRQVKAAGRNKTMKAFRTWVREQIAAS; encoded by the coding sequence ATGCTGTTGGAGTTAAAGCGATTTAATATCCCGCCTGGTCATAAAGTTTTTCTAGAAGATATAACCTGGCAAGAATTTGAAACCATTTTAGAAGAGTTAGGCGAACATCGGGCGTCAAGAGTAGCCTATGACAATGGAATATTAGAAATCATGACACCCTTGTCAGAGCATGAAACCAATAAACTGTTTATCAGCAACTTTATTGAAATTATTTTAGAAGAACTAGATATTGATTTTTATCCTCTTGGTTCTACTACTTTTAAAAACCGGGATATGCTGAAAGGGATAGAACCCGATAACTGTTTTTATATTCAAAATGAAGCAGCAGTACGAGGAAAAGAAAAATTAGACTTATCCATCGACCTACCTCCAGATTTAGCCTTAGAGATAGATATAACTTCTCGCACTCATCCGAGTATTTATGAAGCATTAGGAGTGCCTGAGCTTTGGCGATTTGAAAAAGGGAAGTTACAAATTAATATAATACGAGACGGTAAGTATATCGAGTCAGATTTTAGTCTGATTTTTCCTAATTTACCGCTTATTGAGGTGATTCCTCAGTATTTGAGGCAGGTAAAGGCTGCTGGTAGGAATAAAACAATGAAAGCTTTTAGGACTTGGGTACGAGAGCAAATTGCAGCATCGTAA
- the acnB gene encoding bifunctional aconitate hydratase 2/2-methylisocitrate dehydratase — protein MLESYRQHVAERAALGIPPLPLDAQQTSQLCELLKNPPAGEEETLLELLRDRIPPGVDPAAYVKAGFLTAVAKGETISPLVTPIYAVELLGTMVGGYNVQSLIDLLKSDDELASAAATALSKIMLVYDAFHDVLELSETNSYAKQVIDAWAAAEWFTSRPTLPEAITVTVFKVPGETNTDDLSPATHATTRPDIPLHALAMLESRQPGSLETIVELKKKGHPVAYVGDVVGTGSSRKSAINSVLWHIGHDIPFVPNKRAGGYVLGSAIAPIFFNTAEDAGALPIQCDVTQMETGMVITIYPYKGEITNESGEVISTFSLKPDTITDEVRAGGRIPLLIGRTLTDKTRIALGLVEPSPIFIRPRPPIDTGKGFTLAQKMVGKACGLNGVRPGTSCEPLMTTVGSQDTTGPMTRDELKELACLGFSADLVMQSFCHTAAYPKPVDIKTHHELPDFFASRSGVALRPGDGIIHSWLNRMLLPDTVGTGGDSHTRFPLGISFPAGSGLVAFAAALGVMPLDMPESVLVRFKGELQPGVTLRDIVNAIPYVAIQKGLLTAEKQNKKNIFSGRIMEIEGLPNLKVEQAFELTDASAERSCAGCTIKLSIETVSEYLRSNVALMKNMVARGYQDARTIMRRVAKMEEWLANPVLMEADSDAEYAEIIEIDLNKIKEPIVAAPNDPDNVKLLSEVQNDPVQEVFVGSCMTNIGHYRATAKVLEGEAAVKTRLWICPPTRMDEHQLKEEGVYSVFDAAGARTEMPGCSLCMGNQARVDDGTTVFSTSTRNFNNRMGKDARVYLGSAELAAVCAMLGRIPTVQEYMEIVAKKIHPFAGDLYRYLNFDQIANFEDEGRVISLEDMPKIEDILGIPSGALR, from the coding sequence ATGCTTGAATCTTATCGTCAACACGTCGCTGAAAGGGCGGCACTCGGAATTCCACCACTGCCGCTGGATGCCCAGCAGACTTCTCAATTGTGCGAATTGTTGAAAAATCCTCCAGCCGGTGAAGAAGAGACATTGTTGGAATTGCTGCGCGATCGCATTCCTCCAGGCGTCGATCCGGCTGCTTACGTGAAAGCTGGCTTTCTCACCGCTGTCGCCAAAGGTGAAACCATTAGCCCTTTAGTTACCCCCATCTATGCAGTAGAACTGCTGGGAACAATGGTAGGCGGCTACAACGTGCAATCGTTGATAGATTTACTCAAATCTGACGATGAATTGGCATCAGCCGCCGCAACAGCTTTAAGCAAAATCATGCTGGTGTATGATGCCTTCCACGATGTCTTGGAATTGTCCGAGACGAATTCCTATGCCAAGCAAGTCATTGACGCTTGGGCGGCGGCGGAGTGGTTTACCAGTCGCCCCACCTTGCCAGAAGCGATTACCGTCACCGTCTTCAAGGTGCCCGGAGAGACGAACACCGACGATTTATCTCCCGCAACCCATGCCACAACCCGCCCGGATATTCCCTTGCACGCCTTGGCAATGCTGGAATCTCGGCAACCGGGAAGTTTGGAAACGATTGTCGAGTTGAAGAAAAAAGGGCATCCCGTAGCGTATGTAGGGGATGTCGTAGGAACGGGTTCCTCCCGGAAATCTGCGATTAACTCCGTTTTGTGGCACATCGGGCACGATATACCCTTCGTACCCAATAAACGGGCTGGGGGATATGTATTAGGGAGTGCGATCGCGCCGATTTTCTTCAACACCGCCGAAGATGCAGGCGCATTGCCCATCCAGTGCGATGTTACCCAGATGGAAACCGGCATGGTAATCACCATTTATCCTTACAAAGGTGAAATTACCAACGAATCAGGCGAAGTAATATCCACCTTCAGCCTCAAACCCGACACCATCACCGACGAAGTACGCGCAGGCGGACGTATTCCCCTCCTGATTGGACGTACCCTCACCGATAAAACCAGAATTGCCCTCGGATTAGTAGAACCCAGTCCAATCTTCATCCGTCCTCGACCCCCCATCGATACCGGCAAAGGATTTACTCTAGCGCAGAAGATGGTCGGGAAAGCTTGCGGTCTCAATGGTGTGCGTCCCGGCACTTCCTGCGAACCGCTGATGACAACGGTTGGTTCTCAGGATACAACAGGACCCATGACCCGCGACGAGTTGAAAGAACTCGCCTGTCTCGGTTTCAGCGCAGATTTGGTGATGCAGAGTTTCTGCCACACCGCCGCTTATCCGAAGCCAGTTGACATCAAAACCCACCACGAACTGCCCGATTTCTTTGCCTCTCGCAGCGGCGTCGCCTTGCGTCCCGGCGATGGCATTATCCATTCGTGGCTAAACCGGATGCTGCTACCCGATACCGTAGGAACGGGCGGCGACTCCCACACCCGCTTCCCCTTGGGAATTTCCTTCCCCGCAGGTTCCGGCTTAGTTGCCTTTGCAGCAGCTTTGGGCGTGATGCCTTTAGATATGCCAGAATCCGTCTTAGTGCGGTTCAAAGGCGAGTTGCAACCGGGTGTGACGCTGCGGGATATCGTGAACGCAATTCCCTACGTGGCAATTCAAAAAGGTTTGCTAACAGCAGAGAAGCAGAACAAGAAAAACATCTTCTCCGGGCGAATCATGGAAATTGAAGGCTTGCCAAACTTAAAAGTTGAGCAAGCTTTTGAACTGACCGATGCGAGTGCTGAACGTTCTTGTGCAGGCTGCACAATTAAGTTAAGTATCGAGACAGTTTCTGAATATCTGCGTTCCAACGTAGCGCTGATGAAAAATATGGTAGCGCGGGGTTATCAAGATGCCCGTACCATCATGCGCCGCGTTGCAAAAATGGAAGAATGGTTGGCAAATCCCGTATTAATGGAAGCCGATTCAGATGCAGAATATGCGGAAATTATCGAGATTGACTTGAACAAAATCAAGGAACCAATCGTCGCCGCACCCAATGACCCAGATAATGTTAAGTTGCTGTCCGAGGTTCAGAATGACCCCGTACAAGAAGTATTCGTCGGTTCTTGCATGACGAATATTGGTCATTATCGCGCCACTGCGAAAGTGTTGGAAGGCGAAGCAGCAGTTAAAACTCGTCTCTGGATTTGTCCCCCAACCCGAATGGATGAACACCAACTAAAAGAAGAAGGTGTTTATAGCGTATTTGATGCCGCAGGTGCGCGTACGGAGATGCCGGGATGTAGTCTCTGCATGGGAAATCAGGCGCGTGTAGATGACGGTACAACCGTATTTTCTACTTCCACTCGCAACTTCAACAATCGCATGGGTAAAGATGCGCGAGTTTATCTCGGTTCGGCTGAATTAGCTGCTGTTTGTGCGATGTTAGGACGCATTCCCACAGTGCAAGAATACATGGAGATTGTGGCGAAGAAAATTCATCCTTTTGCGGGTGATTTGTATCGCTATCTCAACTTCGACCAAATTGCTAATTTTGAGGATGAAGGTCGCGTAATTTCCTTGGAAGATATGCCTAAGATTGAGGATATTTTGGGTATTCCCTCTGGTGCGTTGCGCTAG
- a CDS encoding DUF4278 domain-containing protein, giving the protein MKLSYRGVSYEKTSPTLEVTESEIVGKYRGQTYNVAYPRHIAVPDAIVNLNYRGVPYFIGKTGTTRDALERQISCEGMAPLGDWKLPTDTSRRKVLDNAAKSHLANIHRSLEHRIQVAKAKGDENLIRLLEAESKQLTLCL; this is encoded by the coding sequence ATGAAACTCTCTTATCGCGGCGTCAGCTACGAAAAAACTTCACCCACGCTGGAAGTAACCGAAAGCGAGATTGTGGGGAAGTATCGGGGACAGACTTACAACGTTGCATATCCCAGACATATTGCAGTTCCCGATGCGATTGTTAACTTGAACTATCGGGGAGTCCCCTACTTCATCGGCAAAACCGGCACGACTAGGGATGCTCTAGAGAGGCAAATCTCATGCGAAGGGATGGCACCTCTAGGCGATTGGAAATTGCCAACCGATACAAGTCGGCGAAAAGTGTTGGATAACGCCGCTAAAAGTCACTTAGCGAATATCCACCGCAGCCTGGAACATCGGATACAAGTCGCTAAAGCCAAAGGTGACGAAAATCTAATTCGCCTTCTAGAAGCAGAGTCGAAGCAACTGACATTGTGCCTCTAG
- a CDS encoding DNA cytosine methyltransferase has translation MSLPLNLPGIELDEVVWFKEILRSLDVSRCPAWPDQFGKSLHRWLTQQGVSPIRTLSLFSGGGGLDIAFHDAGFDIVEMVELEAKYVQTLEKNSMPGKWLENSKPICTDIKEFIPSPDLKVDFIIGGPPCQTFSAAGRRASGVAGTSDSRGTLFQEYVRLLKMLQPKGFLYENVYGITGAQKGEAWKEIQNAFKEAGYIIHFRVLDAADYGVPQHRERLFIVGIREGNYLFPYPTHGPDSPNQEPFYSAGEAVEGANKTHVDLGIGGRYGHLLTNIPPGLNYSFYTEEMGHPNPVFSWRSKFSDFLYKADPQMPVRTIKAQGGQYTGPFSWKNRRFTVAELKRLQTIPDDYEIVGNRQVCIEQIGNSVPPQLGRILALSILDQVMGINLPFPMHYLLQTKQLAFRQRKRQLTDVYAQKAKVAIANLHIAGQITSPSSRKYVNDEQAVRFLSTDFSWNEEETPNSIRINLQYHLDPSSWIITASNNQKNKDDNQYVIEIYPAWDNQDWILNTGKVKLCAKNLDKGIFTALWKAFEEKLIELTGMADLVQLSGYYQYAARITGVINFNSSLNIEPFWRVVQCIVRGIGVATQLPAQGLACQWGVNKDDVFSYLESLRSMGYEVRNYNTNPQIPKGEYLIPYAFPTLTPRSVQLRKNLK, from the coding sequence ATGTCTCTCCCTTTGAATCTACCTGGTATTGAGCTAGACGAGGTTGTTTGGTTTAAGGAAATCTTGCGATCGCTCGACGTCAGCCGTTGCCCAGCTTGGCCCGATCAATTTGGTAAATCTCTTCATAGATGGCTTACTCAACAAGGAGTTTCTCCCATTAGAACCCTGAGCTTGTTCTCTGGTGGTGGTGGGCTGGATATTGCCTTCCATGACGCCGGGTTTGATATTGTTGAGATGGTTGAGCTTGAAGCCAAATATGTACAGACATTAGAAAAGAACTCGATGCCAGGGAAATGGCTAGAAAATTCCAAACCAATTTGCACTGATATTAAAGAATTTATTCCTAGCCCCGATCTAAAAGTAGATTTCATCATCGGCGGTCCACCGTGTCAAACCTTCTCAGCAGCAGGTCGTCGAGCATCCGGGGTTGCCGGAACGAGCGATTCTCGCGGCACTCTTTTTCAGGAATATGTCCGTTTATTAAAGATGCTTCAGCCAAAAGGATTCCTGTATGAAAACGTCTATGGAATCACTGGAGCGCAAAAAGGAGAAGCTTGGAAAGAAATCCAAAATGCTTTTAAGGAAGCAGGCTATATAATTCATTTTCGCGTTCTTGATGCCGCTGATTATGGTGTCCCGCAACATCGAGAGCGTTTGTTTATTGTTGGAATTCGTGAAGGTAATTATCTATTTCCCTATCCAACTCATGGTCCAGATTCTCCCAATCAAGAACCTTTCTACTCAGCAGGAGAGGCAGTTGAAGGAGCTAATAAAACGCATGTAGACTTAGGTATTGGAGGGCGATACGGACACCTTCTTACAAATATACCACCTGGTCTAAATTACAGCTTTTATACAGAGGAAATGGGGCATCCAAACCCAGTGTTTAGCTGGCGATCAAAGTTCTCAGATTTTCTCTATAAAGCTGATCCTCAGATGCCGGTACGGACTATTAAAGCGCAAGGAGGACAATACACTGGTCCCTTTAGCTGGAAAAACCGTAGATTCACAGTTGCAGAACTGAAGCGGCTACAAACGATTCCTGACGATTATGAAATTGTTGGTAATCGTCAAGTCTGTATTGAACAGATTGGAAATTCTGTCCCGCCACAGCTTGGTCGGATCTTAGCTCTCAGTATCTTAGATCAAGTCATGGGCATTAATTTACCTTTTCCCATGCACTACTTGCTACAAACTAAACAACTGGCATTCAGACAGCGCAAGCGTCAGCTAACCGACGTATACGCTCAAAAGGCTAAAGTGGCGATCGCTAACTTACATATTGCTGGGCAAATTACCTCCCCATCCTCAAGAAAGTATGTAAATGATGAGCAAGCTGTGCGCTTTCTATCAACAGATTTTTCTTGGAATGAAGAAGAAACCCCTAACAGCATAAGAATTAATCTGCAATATCATCTAGATCCTTCTTCCTGGATAATTACAGCATCAAACAATCAAAAAAATAAAGATGACAATCAATATGTAATTGAAATATATCCAGCTTGGGATAACCAAGATTGGATTTTAAATACGGGGAAGGTTAAACTATGCGCTAAAAATTTAGATAAAGGTATATTTACAGCTTTATGGAAAGCGTTTGAAGAGAAACTTATTGAACTAACAGGCATGGCTGATTTAGTTCAACTTTCTGGGTATTACCAATACGCCGCCCGAATTACTGGAGTTATTAATTTTAATAGTAGTTTAAATATTGAGCCGTTTTGGCGTGTTGTTCAATGCATTGTTAGAGGAATAGGAGTGGCAACTCAATTACCAGCTCAAGGACTAGCTTGCCAATGGGGAGTTAATAAAGATGATGTGTTTTCTTACCTAGAATCTTTACGCAGCATGGGGTATGAAGTTAGGAACTACAACACCAATCCTCAAATCCCTAAAGGAGAATATTTAATTCCCTATGCGTTTCCAACACTGACGCCCAGAAGTGTACAACTCCGCAAAAACTTAAAATAA
- a CDS encoding Mur ligase family protein, whose protein sequence is MDIDSILQPFQRFGVHLGLERIQKLLADLGNPHHKVPVIHVAGTNGKGSVCAYLSAVLTVAGYRVGRYTSPHLVDWNERICLNEQPISLETLEKLLLQVQAAIQPDEESPTQFEVITAAAWLYFAQAQVDVAVVEVGLGGRLDATNVCPNPLVTIITSLSREHWQNLGPTLADIAREKAGILKAGCPAVVGQLPEEARAVVQQRISELGCPVVWAEPALELGTAKTQTPGEERRVEYQGIKYPLPLLGDFQLNNSALAIASFQILQQQGWEISEAAIASGMAKTQWIGRLQWTSWQNHRLLIDGAHNPAAAIALRQYVDTLEKSPIHWVMGMLSTKDHADIFSALLRKGDLLYLVPVPDHSSAEPEDLATLAQNICPELADCRTYPDLTAGLEAAISPESLLVLCGSLYLLGHFLEQNRSATSR, encoded by the coding sequence GTGGATATCGACTCAATTCTTCAACCGTTTCAGCGCTTTGGTGTTCATCTCGGTTTAGAGCGCATTCAAAAATTATTGGCAGACTTGGGCAACCCGCACCACAAAGTACCAGTGATTCATGTCGCTGGAACGAATGGTAAAGGCTCAGTTTGTGCTTACCTTTCCGCAGTGCTGACTGTAGCCGGTTATCGCGTGGGGCGGTATACTTCCCCTCATTTAGTTGATTGGAACGAGCGCATCTGTCTCAACGAACAGCCGATATCGCTAGAAACGCTAGAAAAATTGCTGCTACAAGTCCAAGCGGCTATCCAACCGGATGAGGAGTCACCCACGCAGTTTGAAGTCATCACCGCCGCCGCTTGGTTGTATTTTGCTCAAGCTCAGGTAGATGTGGCGGTGGTGGAAGTGGGTTTAGGAGGGCGTCTAGATGCGACGAATGTATGCCCTAACCCCCTGGTCACAATTATTACTTCTCTCAGTCGAGAACACTGGCAGAACCTTGGCCCTACTTTAGCGGATATTGCTAGAGAAAAAGCCGGTATCCTCAAGGCGGGATGTCCTGCTGTCGTGGGACAGTTGCCAGAGGAGGCGAGGGCGGTGGTACAGCAGCGGATTAGTGAGTTAGGGTGTCCGGTTGTTTGGGCTGAACCAGCGCTGGAGTTAGGAACCGCGAAGACGCAGACGCCAGGGGAAGAAAGAAGGGTGGAGTATCAGGGGATAAAGTATCCTTTGCCGTTATTGGGAGATTTTCAGCTAAATAATTCGGCGTTAGCGATCGCATCTTTCCAAATTCTTCAACAGCAAGGTTGGGAAATTTCAGAAGCAGCGATCGCTTCTGGTATGGCAAAAACTCAATGGATTGGGCGTCTTCAGTGGACAAGTTGGCAAAATCATCGGTTATTGATCGATGGTGCCCATAATCCAGCCGCCGCGATCGCGTTGCGTCAATATGTCGATACCTTAGAAAAATCACCAATCCATTGGGTGATGGGGATGCTTTCTACGAAAGATCATGCGGATATTTTTAGTGCATTACTTAGAAAGGGCGATCTCTTGTACTTAGTCCCCGTCCCGGATCATAGTTCCGCTGAGCCAGAAGATTTAGCTACCTTGGCTCAAAATATCTGCCCAGAATTAGCCGATTGTCGCACCTACCCGGATCTCACGGCTGGATTAGAAGCGGCGATTTCCCCAGAAAGTTTATTAGTTTTGTGCGGTTCACTTTATTTACTCGGTCATTTTCTGGAACAAAACCGCTCTGCTACATCCAGATAA
- a CDS encoding adenylate kinase, translating into MRLIILGGPGAGKGTQTALLCSHLGIPGICTGDILRQAIASQSPLGVQAQSYVEKGELVPDPLMIEFMRQRLQQPDIKGGWLLDGYPRTAFQAEELDFLLEDLGQHLDWAIWLEVPESVLMSRSLERSRPDDQPEIVQRRLELFQERTIPILEYYEHRQRLLTVNGNQTPEQVQHDILGKNLAASAE; encoded by the coding sequence GTGAGACTGATAATTCTAGGAGGGCCTGGGGCAGGTAAGGGAACGCAGACTGCATTGCTATGCAGTCACCTGGGGATTCCTGGAATTTGCACGGGCGACATTTTGCGACAAGCGATCGCATCCCAATCTCCCCTCGGTGTCCAAGCACAATCCTATGTAGAAAAGGGTGAGTTAGTGCCCGATCCCCTGATGATCGAATTCATGCGCCAGCGTCTCCAACAGCCGGATATCAAGGGTGGTTGGCTGTTAGATGGCTATCCGCGTACTGCTTTTCAAGCAGAGGAATTAGATTTTTTGTTAGAAGATTTGGGACAACATCTAGATTGGGCAATTTGGCTAGAGGTGCCAGAATCAGTGTTGATGAGCCGTTCTTTAGAGCGATCGCGTCCAGACGATCAACCAGAAATCGTACAACGCCGCCTCGAATTATTCCAAGAACGCACGATTCCTATCCTGGAATACTACGAACATCGCCAACGGTTGTTGACTGTCAACGGAAACCAAACCCCAGAGCAAGTACAGCACGACATTTTAGGCAAAAACTTGGCGGCGAGTGCTGAGTAA
- a CDS encoding P-loop NTPase family protein, with protein MVAQLETPALHSDRRLLPTIEGLVQVFTGAHRSFFTGVIAQALRIAGQGTSVLVIQFLKGGINQGHEHPMRLGQNLDWVRCDLPRCIDTPHLDEAETHSLLELWQHTQKVISEGKYSLVVLDELSLAINFGLIPESEVLALLEKRPAHVDIILTGPEMPQALLDVADQITEIRRSHRP; from the coding sequence ATGGTTGCCCAGCTAGAAACCCCAGCGCTTCATTCAGATCGTCGCCTGCTCCCCACTATTGAAGGACTGGTGCAAGTTTTTACCGGCGCTCACCGCAGCTTTTTTACCGGCGTGATCGCGCAAGCGCTGCGAATTGCCGGTCAAGGAACCTCAGTTTTAGTGATTCAGTTCCTCAAAGGCGGAATCAATCAGGGACACGAGCATCCCATGCGCTTAGGGCAAAATCTAGATTGGGTTCGCTGCGACTTACCCCGTTGCATTGATACCCCGCACCTCGATGAGGCGGAAACTCACTCTTTACTTGAGCTTTGGCAGCATACCCAAAAAGTAATCTCCGAAGGCAAATATTCCCTCGTCGTTCTGGATGAATTGAGCTTAGCGATTAACTTTGGCTTAATTCCCGAATCCGAGGTACTGGCGCTGCTTGAAAAACGCCCTGCTCATGTAGATATCATTTTGACCGGGCCAGAAATGCCCCAAGCGCTTCTGGATGTCGCCGACCAAATTACTGAAATACGTCGTAGTCACCGACCCTAA
- the dcd gene encoding dCTP deaminase, which translates to MIKNDIWITEMAQKGMISPFEPKLVRRVDDLPVISFGLSSFGYDIRLSPLEFRIFRHIPGTVVDPKNFNPENLEQTKLHTDANGSYFILPAHTYGLGVALERLEVPENITVLCIGKSTYARCGIICNLTPAEAGWRGHLTLEVSNSSNADCRIYPNEGIVQLLFFEGKPCEVSYESRQGKYQDQPEKIVIARI; encoded by the coding sequence GTGATTAAGAACGATATCTGGATTACCGAAATGGCTCAAAAGGGTATGATTTCGCCCTTTGAGCCTAAATTAGTTCGTCGTGTGGACGATTTACCTGTTATCTCATTTGGTCTGAGCAGCTTTGGTTACGATATCAGGCTCTCGCCTCTGGAATTCCGCATTTTTAGGCATATTCCCGGCACAGTCGTCGATCCCAAAAACTTTAATCCTGAAAATTTGGAGCAGACAAAACTCCATACCGATGCGAATGGTAGCTATTTCATTTTGCCCGCTCATACCTATGGATTAGGCGTGGCATTAGAAAGACTAGAAGTGCCTGAAAATATTACTGTATTGTGCATTGGAAAAAGTACATACGCACGATGCGGGATCATCTGCAATCTAACGCCTGCTGAGGCTGGTTGGAGAGGACATTTAACCCTAGAGGTTTCCAATTCATCAAATGCAGATTGCCGTATTTATCCCAATGAAGGAATTGTGCAACTGCTATTTTTTGAGGGTAAACCTTGCGAGGTGAGCTATGAATCTCGTCAGGGTAAATATCAAGATCAGCCGGAAAAAATTGTTATAGCACGGATATAA
- the thyX gene encoding FAD-dependent thymidylate synthase has product MKYFRVEVVAATPNPQQVIWAAMHQDYSEELVWNSCDRWPDEERSGELIIKHLLSGDRGHYGPLEHPQITVNVGYFPHSMMQQLRTHRVGVSFDVQSFRYTGQRIVDVVEGKLDIEEAFYLRPVGNYTNRQGKRYLYSEEQRQDDLQWCEDACKHYKKRIDEGLSEEHARGIIPFDARQHFVLSCNVRSLMHLLDLRWKKDAQLEAQKFCELLWVHFEQWTPAIAQWYLENRAKKAKLAP; this is encoded by the coding sequence GTGAAATACTTTCGTGTTGAGGTAGTTGCTGCCACGCCAAATCCCCAACAAGTTATTTGGGCAGCAATGCATCAAGATTACTCCGAAGAGTTGGTTTGGAATAGTTGCGATCGCTGGCCTGATGAGGAGCGGAGCGGCGAACTGATTATTAAACATTTATTATCAGGCGATCGCGGACATTACGGCCCTCTAGAACATCCCCAGATTACTGTTAATGTGGGTTACTTCCCGCACTCAATGATGCAGCAACTCCGCACTCATCGCGTGGGCGTGAGCTTTGATGTACAATCCTTCCGTTATACCGGACAGAGAATTGTTGATGTAGTAGAGGGCAAATTAGATATAGAAGAAGCTTTCTATTTACGTCCAGTTGGTAACTATACAAACCGACAAGGGAAACGCTATTTGTATTCGGAGGAACAGCGTCAGGATGATTTGCAATGGTGCGAAGACGCCTGCAAACATTATAAAAAACGCATAGATGAAGGACTTTCAGAAGAGCACGCTAGAGGAATTATTCCTTTTGATGCCAGACAGCATTTTGTGCTGAGTTGTAATGTGCGATCGCTCATGCATCTTTTAGACTTGAGATGGAAAAAAGATGCTCAACTTGAAGCGCAAAAGTTTTGCGAATTGCTCTGGGTTCATTTTGAACAATGGACACCTGCGATCGCTCAATGGTATTTGGAAAACCGAGCAAAAAAGGCAAAATTAGCTCCATAG